From Eptesicus fuscus isolate TK198812 chromosome 13, DD_ASM_mEF_20220401, whole genome shotgun sequence, the proteins below share one genomic window:
- the LOC103303443 gene encoding olfactory receptor 52H1 — MITFNLSSYNPGPFILVGIPGLEQSHVWIGIPFCIIYIVAVVGNCILLYLIAVERSLHQPMFFFLSMLAMTDLILSTAGVPKTLSIFWLGAREITFLGCLTQMFFLHYSFVLDSAILMTMAFDRYVAICSPLRYTTILTPKMIIKIAVGISFRSFCIILPDVFLLTRLPFCRTRIIPHTYCEHIGVARLACADISINIWYGFCVPIMTVISDVILIAVSYALILCAVFHLPSRAARQKALGTCGSHVCVILMFYTPAFFSILAHRFGHNVSRTFHIMFANLYIIIPPALNPIVYGVKTKQIRDKVILLFSTKSIE, encoded by the coding sequence ATGATCACTTTCAACCTGAGCAGTTATAACCCAGGACCGTTCATCCTGGTGGGGATTCCAGGCCTGGAGCAATCCCATGTGTGGATTGGGATTCCTTTCTGTATCATCTATATTGTGGCTGTGGTGGGAAACTGCATCCTTCTCTACCTCATCGCAGTGGAGCGTAGCCTTCACCAACCcatgttcttctttctctccatgcTGGCTATGACTGACCTCATCTTGTCCACAGCTGGTGTTCCTAAAACACTCAGTATCTTTTGGCTTGGGGCTCGAGAAATTACATTCTTAGGGTGCCTTACACAAATGTTCTTCCTCCACTATAGCTTTGTCCTGGATTCAGCCATCCTGATGACCATGGCATTTGATCGCTATGTGGCCATCTGTTCTCCCTTAAGATACACCACTATCTTGACGCCAAAGATGATCATCAAGATTGCTGTGGGCATCTCTTTTCGAAGCTTCTGTATCATCTTGCCAGATGTATTCTTACTCACACGCCTCCCTTTCTGCCGGACACGCATCATACCCCACACATACTGTGAACACATAGGTGTTGCCCGGCTTGCCTGTGCTGATATCTCCATCAACATCTGGTATGGCTTTTGTGTTCCCATCATGACAGTCATCTCAGATGTGATTCTTATTGCTGTTTCTTATGCTCTTATTCTCTGTGCTGTTTTTCACCTCCCTTCTAGAGCTGCCCGGCAGAAGGCACTTGGCACCTGTGGTTCCCATGTCTGTGTCATCCTCATGTTTTATACACCTGCCTTTTTCTCCATCCTCGCTCACCGATTTGGACATAATGTTTCACGTACTTTCCACATCATGTTTGCCAACCTCTATATCATTATTCCACCTGCCCTCAACCCCATTGTCTATGGAGTCAAGACCAAACAGATCAGAGATAAGgtcatacttttattttctacCAAAAGTATAGAATAA